GGCGGTCCTCGTGCCGACCGTCGTCGGCGGTTTCTATGGCTGCCTCTACGGCCACCGTCCGGCGCAGGGACGCTAGGTCTCGCTCCAGCGTGCCGCGCACCATGGCTTCACCCCCGCATCGTTGAAGAAACCACCGGTCGGGCCGTCGGCGTCGAGCGTCGCGAGCCGGATGGCGATCGCCGCAGCCTCGGCGACCCTGCGTGGACCGCTATGACCGTTCAGATCGGTCGCCACATAACCGGGATTGGCGGCATTGATCTTGATCGACGTGCCCAGGAATTCCTTGGCGAAGGCCAGGGTGATCGCATTCAGCGCCGTCTTGGATGAACCATAGGCGAGCAGATTGGTCGAAAAGGACGGGTCGGACAGCTTGGCGGGCGCCCCGGCGCCCCGGCGCCACTGCTCATCATCACGCTTTCCTGCGAGACGATCTGCAGGTCGCGCTTGGCTTCGGTGTCCTTCTGCCGGACGTCGCGGGCGGCTTCGATGTTGGCGGTTTCGCGGGCGCGGCGGGCAGCCGCTTCGCGCTCGGCGATCGCCTGTTCGGACTCGATGTGTGCCTCTTCCTCGGCGCGCTTTGCCGCCTGTTCCTTCTGCGCGGTCTCAGCCCGGGTCGCCGCAGTCTTGTTGGCGATGTCGCAAGGGCATGACGTCGCGGCCGGCTGGGTCGGGCGAAGGTGGTGAACGCGGGCTTGCGGAAATGCGGCGAGTCTGACGGCTCGAGACAGACCTTCGCAAATGCGCATCGCCCGCCTTGACAACAAATATTGTCAAGCTATCTTCCGGCCATGCTGGATGTTGAAGTCATTGCCGATCCCATGGCCGCGACAGTGGCGCTCGAACCGGTTCGCAGCCGTCTCCTGGCCGAGCTTTCCGAGCCGGCCTCGGCGGCCGCGCTCGCCCAGCGCATCGGCATGGCGCGCCAGAAGGTGAACTATCACCTGCGCGCGCTGGAGGCCCACAGGCTGGTGCGCGTCGCCGAGGAGCGGCAGTGGGGCGGCCTCACCGAGCGCCTGCTGGTGGCGACCGCCAGATCTTATGTCGTCTCGCCGGACGCGCTTGGCGCCGTCGGCTCCGATCCTGCCCGCGGCGGCGACCGGCTGTCGGCGAGCTATCTCATCGCGCTCGGCGCCCGCATCGTCCGCGAGGTCGGCGATCTCTGGCGCCGCGCCATCGCCGCCGACAAGCGCCTGGCGACATTGGCGATCGACACCGAGATCCGCTTCCGTTCGGCGGCGGAACGGGCCGCCTTCACCCACGAACTCACCGGCGCCATCACCGCGCTGGTCGCACGCTACCACGATGGCGACGCGCCGGGCGGGCGCCGCCATCGC
This portion of the Phreatobacter stygius genome encodes:
- a CDS encoding helix-turn-helix domain-containing protein: MLDVEVIADPMAATVALEPVRSRLLAELSEPASAAALAQRIGMARQKVNYHLRALEAHRLVRVAEERQWGGLTERLLVATARSYVVSPDALGAVGSDPARGGDRLSASYLIALGARIVREVGDLWRRAIAADKRLATLAIDTEIRFRSAAERAAFTHELTGAITALVARYHDGDAPGGRRHRLVLVAHPLPPDAGRETMPCQ